In Hippocampus zosterae strain Florida chromosome 21, ASM2543408v3, whole genome shotgun sequence, the genomic window AAGTTCTTCACATTCAAATCAGCATTGCCGTTTCGTAGAATGCCAGTTTTTAAATCGCCATGGCTACAATTTGGGAGTggggaaaaatgtttcattcaacGTATGTTATAAATGTTTTTATATCGAGACTCGATAAGAAGTGCGGTCGGTGTTTGCCACCGATTTGTTTTGCATGATTGTTGTCATCTGATCGACTTGACTTATTTTTACGCCACACTTGTTTGGTGGAATTTGTGACTTGGTTATAGTGGAAGTCAGTGCAAGTCTGGAGGAGAAAGTTTTAATGCGCCGCATACATTTTCTGTCCTGGAAAGAAGAAACGACTGAATGTGTTGCGTGGTGCTCCAGTTTCTTTGAAAGCACCATCAGGGATTCAAAAAGTTCATTCGGTGATGAACTTTGTCTTGCCGCGCTCTCCTGTGATCTGAAATGTTGAGCTGTCTTGCGTCTTTACTCGGTCTGCCTCGCGAGTGGTTGTGATGCATCAGGGAAAgctactttaaaaaatgtgtgtccTTAAAGTTCATTAAAACTTAAAGTCCAAAAAAGAAGTtctaaaattatgttcttaactcattcagtcccagccaattctggaccaagtctgaaaagacgtttaaaaacgtctttgggagtgaataagttaattgtccttaattttcaggcgaaagcttctaaaatcaataaaaatccttaaaattttgtttttatttgaaaataagttttgttttctaaatttacatttttcttagtgtactttatttgagaatgaattcattttttcccAAAAGGTTTTGACATGCAGTATGTCGAATAGAGGGTTAgttgattgcccctaaaaataaagatgtgctcttgctttggcagcaatgatttgaacagcaGTTCAGTGATATGTAGCTTTCTGGTTtattaaatccaccgtgaatcccccGCTGAAGGGAGTAAAAGTCCTTAAAACGGCTAACgtagccctcaaaagtccttaaaaggtcagttcaataaataattttatgTCACACTAAAGTTAGCAGGTTCACATCGCGCGGTATCGACGGCGATCGTTTTCGTTCCGGGCCGCATTGTGTTTGCGCCACTCGGCTcaccattttttcttttcccgaCGTAGATACTTGGAAAAGTATGAGCGAGTCCACCACTTCggcgaggacgacgacgaggcGCAGCCGGGGAACACCAAGACCTTCCTCCCAGTCGGCGCCATTCCCACCTCTTACAACTACCAGCAACATGTTGTATCAGGTAGGCGCCCGCCCGCgctcttctgtttttatttttttttttcgccttctGCTTAGCGAGCTCAGTCAAGCTTAGCGTCCGTCACTGGCGAGGGTTTTACGCATCAGGTAGATGGATTAAAAATCCCATTTGTACCTGAACAAACGACACTACAGTGATAAAACTTGTCTCAGttttgcccccttttttttcttcttgtgctGTGCTTGCCCTCTGTGTAGCTCACAAGGCAACAAATTGAATGTTGCTTATCACCTTTTTATTGCGGCGGGCTGTTTACTCCGCATTTCACTTCGCAGTGCTTTCGCTGTGTTGGAAGCGCGCCTGTGAGGCAGCGAGCGAGTGTTTGTTGGAAGTCGCCTCTGCAAATAACATtgataaatcatttttttaaaggggggagGGAGCATGAGTCCTCAGGATAAAAAGCGCATCTGAGAGGAGACATTTCTGACATTACACTTTGTTGGCCGAGGCATAAACTGCAATGTCTCGCGCAGACGCACACAATCCAGCTCACGAGCTTCATGATTGATGAAAGGAAGAGAGGAGGCGCTTGTTGTCGGTTCAGATTAGTGGCCTCCGTaattttacttcttttttttttttttgcccgcgcTCATCGCTGAATGTTTttgggggcattttttttttaattatgtgacTATCATACTTGGCGTGCCACATTAGTTGCTTATTGATTCTGTTCTGACATTTTTGCCCTGCCCTCACGAGAGAGGTGATGGTTTCACTGAAGCTGACTTTATTGTTGCAACCTACTTATTATTTTCAAGATGGATGCTGCCGAGAATGTTTTTCGGAGAAATAgtgcatttcattaaaaaaaaaaaaaaattaagaaatgtgAGCAAGTATGATTGCCGTCCTTGCTGTATTATTCTTGTGTTGGAGTTGTGCATTTAACTCCACAAGACTTTTTAAAACAagtttttctccgtttttttttttttttgcccagcaatcgtcattttcatgaaacttagccatttggttatgccgattgctgaagaatggaaaaagaaacaaaaaaaaaattctgctgaATGAAgagagttcaaacttaatttTGATAGACTCCATGTTTAtacagcattagaaccaaatattctgtgggccttgcaagtaaaacgctgggattgagggggtttctccagtgaaaatggctgggattgaatgaaatAAGAGGGCGGGACCTGGTGAGTGACAGCAGGAGCTGGTATCGGCGTGGACAAACTGCAAGCCTTTTGCGATATTTGATTTGACGTGGTATTTTCCTCATCCTTGTTCACGGGAGCTTGAAAGGAGGCGTCGGGTGTCAGGGACTTGTTTGCGCTTGATGATCCGAAAGCGCCACACCCCCCGCCACACCGGCCTGGCTTTGCGCCCAACTCTGAATGTAAAAAGAACATCGTCCACTATGTTAGTGGTCGCCGTCCAGCAACTTTGCTAGTCCTTTTGCATGAAGCCTTGTACAGTCCCTTTTTTGTTCCGTTCCCAATGCAGGTGTTCGGGGGGGGTCGCCAACAACCTCGCGGGAATTGAATGGAGCAGTTGTATCTGATGATTTACATTAAACACTCATGACTTCCTCCTATTCAGCTGTTCTCAATCAACGAAAAAtgtttatgggttttttttttcggccgcgATTACCAACCCTGATATGTTtgctttaatgtatttttttttcaaatgctttgTTTGAAGCCAAGGCTGCGCAGTAATAACGCCGATAAAATCTTGCCctctgttgatgatgatgagatgGAAATGCACAGCTAGATCGGTTCGTTTTTGATGTCCTCTGCagcttaaagcaaaaaaaaaaacaaaacctcagcTGTACTGTGTTTTCTCCTGCCGACTTGGCTCACGCACTGACTTGCGAACAaggttaaaacttttttttcaccttgttGTTGAAGGGGAGCATCAAACTTTGATAAGGAAAATAAATCCAAGCTTGACTCGCTGGCTGTGGGACAACAGCGGCGCGCATTAAGATGATGACACAGTGGGAGCAAGCAGTTGAATTGTCgctatttatttctttgtgcCAAATTGCATCCTTTTCGTGGGAATATTgaacatccctttttttttcactctcccccccccccccccacccatctcCAGACTATCTCCGCCAAAGCTACGGGCTGTCTACTGATTTTGTTCCGCCGTGCGACTACAACAAACTGGTGCTGTCTCTCCTATCGGGCCTGCCCAACGAAGTGGACTTCGCTGTCAACGTTTGCACTCTGCTCTCCAACGAGAGCAAGCACGCCATGCAGCTGGACAAGGATCCCAAATTGGTCACGTTGCTACTGGCCCACACGGGTGTCTTCGACGACTGTACGTTGGCTCCGACTGTTGGATTTCGAGCTACAAATCAAAACCCTGCATTcttctcattttaatttttatttttttgtagcgCTAGGCAGCTTCTCCGGGGTGTTTGGTATCGACTGGAAGGCAAAAACGTCACGGGATTTCATCAGGGTAATGTTCTGTCACGctgaatgatttaaaatgaaGCAGAATGATGAGAACATGACAATAAGAGTCCACACGATATTGGAAGgatgattcattttgtttcGAAATCGCTTAATAATCCATTCGAATGCTAACGGCTATTTATTTTCTCCGCTCTCAGTTTTGGAAGGAGGTGGTGCAGGATGCCGAAGTCCGGGAGCTCATCTGGGACAAAAGTAGCACGGCACAAGGTAAAGTAGACTTTGGTGCGAAATCCCCACAGATTGCACTAAAAAACGACCTCAACGTGTGTTCTCATGTCGGATTACGGACACGTTCACTTGTGCAGCTCTGTGTGCAGCTGTTTCCAGCATGTTGTTCAGTGTGATAATCAGTGATGAAAGTCCTACGGATTTTCCCGGAATTCcggattttcaaattttcctCAATATTCCTCAATATTGAGcaaaaattgcctaaaattaatccggatattagttgacaacattgaacgaataagcgtttgagtttgttttgctttcgagCGCGTAGCCCTGTTGAGGCACGAACACGAGTCACAGTAAAGAGACTGTGACTCGTTTCTTTCGTTTCTTTGTAAACACATTTGCTAAACCCCAGTTGAACGAATAAAAGGCGCCGCAGACAAGACAGTTGTtgtcgtaaaaaatatatatatatttggacaaaagggGAAACGCACAAATgagcagaaaaacgtgtccgtccgacttcgAGCGTCATTTCGTCTcggctagcttagcttagctgttgtcgtagctCAAAGCTTCTTTTGATGTGTGACGTCTGACGCACGCACAGCGGAGcgcagcggactatcgactgcttcTATATATCTATCGATTGATCGATCAATAGATAGATATTTTTTCGGAATTTGgaggaaagtccactttcatatCTGGataatgtaccatattttccgcattataaggctcaccattgaatggcctatttgaaGGGTTTTCATATATGGAGCGGGCTGCATTTTAAGACACACAGAATCGACGTATTCCGCGTTCTGATTAGTAGCGCCGCATACCTCTGTTGTAAATTACTTGTGCTGTGTTAACATGCCCGCTTCCACCCTCCATTTGCAAGCGCCCTCACAATTAAGGCCACTTTTGCCACCTGCTGCCTCCTTCTTGTCGCAGCCAAAGCCGGTGATTGCGGAAATTGGGGCGTTCCACATTGTGCTTGTACAAAAGAACAAATAAGGGATCCAGCCTTGATTTCCGTTCAAAATATCCGATCCACATGAGACCACTTTTTGATCCGATGCCGCAGGCTTGCCAACTTCATATACTCAGCCATCATAATATCGTATCCACTTGCCCTCTCCCGGCATTGATGTTTGCCGTATCTTTCTGTGAAGATGGTACATCAGTAGCAGAACGTTGGCAGAGCCTCTTCCACCCGCCGCGGAACCTGGGCATCAGCGACATGGAGGCCCAGCGGGTGCTGCAGGTCGCCGTCATCCTGCGAAACCTCTCCTTCGAGGAGGCCAATGTTAAGCTGCTGGCGGCCAGCCGAACGTGCCTGCGCTTCCTTTTGCTCTGTGCCCACTGTAACCTCATCTCACTCCGACAACTCGGGCTCGACACGTTGGGCAACGTGGCTGCCGAGGTGAGTCTGCTGGGTATATTTGGACcctattttctgcactataaggcgcttcggattatgaGGCAAAACCTtttaatgaatggcctattttaaaattgtttcatatatcgggcgcatagaatagaagctacaatagtggcttctggttgcgctatgcatccactagatggagctacactgaagagaatacaattcaatacagcTTGATTTATATGGAGCGTTCACAACCGGCTGCAGCTGTAACTAAGCGCTTTATAGATCTTtgaaaatactacgtccaagagatctaaatattgatccatatgtagcATGAGGCATGATACaaagtccataaaaatacaggGTTTTATTTATTGGCGGGCCATGAGAACTGGTTACGAAGACGGCCATGAAACGTATAAATATAAATGCCGTGACAAAACGATAAATGAGAGACACACGTTATGAAGACAATGGATTCAACAATTCCTGCTAATAATTACCACTAGATGACATAGGAAGACTTAACGGGAAAGAACTCAAGGGGACTATAAAGAGACTAACTAACACCATCTATAAGGCGCAACGGATTTTAGGGGCACACTGTCGGGTGTGCCTTATAgttcggaaaatacggtaagtttgACTGCTGCCCAGCCATAAAGGGAAGTTAATTTGCAGGCCATTCACAAACTTCCTGGCGAACTCATATTATCACGTTGAGTAGGAAGCTGTGTGATCTTTCTTGGCGCAGTAATGAAGAAAACAGCCTGTGTTGCGATGGAAATATGCAGCGTTGGCAAAATGGGTGTCATAATTAGCTGAACAGCCGCAATGTTCTGGTCGGAAATAGGAATGGCAGTATTATGCCCGAATACCCGaagggaagaagaagaactgGTACAAGTGCTTCTCCACAGAAGGGTGTTGTCCCATTCTCACATGCAGTCGATCCGGAAACCCTCACATCTTGAGCATTCTGAAACGATTATTTCTCCACTTTTCCGGCGCCTTGGTGAATGATTAATGTATGTTAATTTACTGCCATGCGGGGAAATAACTCCTCATCGAAATGCTATTTCTAGAAAATGTATGCAAAGAGCCCCCCCGGTGCAATCAGTTAGAGCTTTGTCGCCGGTAACTAGAGggcaaatttatttatttatttatttatttatttatttgcatccgTCAGACACATTAAAGTGCGCCGTTTTATTTGTTCTCAACAGCCCCGTGTCAACGAATGCGAACGGAATGGCTGTTTCACGGGGAAACATTTGTCGTTTTTGAACCGGAGCATTTAGCCCTGATTTTCTTATTTTGTCCACTGATGTTGAATATGCCTTTGCGTCTTGCGCTCCCCAGTCAGCAGAACGATTTTGTCCACTCGCAATGCTCACTTACTCTTACTGAgatccattcatgtttttttattcattcttttGCCTTTCAGCTCCAGCTCGATCCGGTGGACTTTCGGATGACCCATCTGATCTTTCACACCATCACCAAATGTTTAATGTCCAGAGACAGGTTCCTCAAAATGAGAGGTGCGGCTTCTCTTTCACTCGGTCCATGTCAATCTGTTGTACCCACAGCGATGAAAGCATCTTCCatggaatgtctttttttttttttggtgacgtaGCCATGGAGATCCTAGGCAACCTGAGCAAAGCGGAGGACAACGGCGTGCTCATCTGTGAGTATGTGGACCAGGAGTCGTACAGGGAGGTAATGCTGCTCCTCACCCTGCCTGACCTCATGCTCCTCATGGCCTCGTTGGAGGTGCTCTACCTGTTGGCTCAGCTCGGAGAGATTCCCTGCAGCAAGATTGCTTCTGTGGACCGTAGCATAGGTAGGCTACCAAACGACTGCGCGCAGAGCTCAAAATTCCTGAATGTGGAATTTTTGTTTCGTTGAGATTTGAGCGCAGTCACCCGCCCTGGTTCACAATTCGCAAGTACACTTCCGTTGACATTGTCTTATTCAGTCCAATCGTTTCTCTGTGGTCCAAATGAACAACGGCGGAAGGAAGAACGCTTCATTTTCCGATTGATTATTCGTCTTGATCAAACAAAAAAGGGCTTGAAAATCTTAGCAGACTTGTGGTGGTTTTGTATGCAAGTTTTGTCGGGACTGATTTACAATCCCCATTTGGGGAAAACCTCTCATACCCTGCGAGTGTTTTTGGATTGACTTCTTACTGGTGGAATTAGTCATGCTTGATATGCCAAATTGACTTTGTGCTTACCTTTGCCTGCCCTTGTATTAAAACGTGTCCATTTTCACTCCGTCTCAGACCTGCTCGTGAGGTTAGTTTCTGTCGACCTTCATACGTTTGGACCCGATGCCTTGACGGCGGTACGGTTGATCGAGCATCAGGCCAATGCCGAGCAGGCGACAGAAGTTCGACCGCAGCTGGTTGAGCAGGTACCTGCGGCCGTGCAGGCAGCGCCAGCCACGAGTGAGTGTCCTTCCCACATAAACTACGACACTAAAGATTAAATAAACATGAAATGCAGCCGATTTATTTTACGGCTGCTCATTAAAGTCCAGATGTCGGCGTGCGAGGGGACTTTTGGTGCGCAATAATTAAAAAGCCACATCTTTTATGTTGACGCTTGATGAGATTTGGAATAATCTGATTTCAAAGTCACCCAGACCGAATCCCTTCCGGGGTACCACGATAGAGTAGACCATTTttgcttttatctttttttagaaattacgttttgcattgtttgccaAGTGTTCTGGAGATGAATACAACTGCTTACAGTGATTGAGTCCCTGTAATCTTGGTGGCAACACAAACACTAATGTCGTAATGAATTAGTTCAtctgccacctagtggacaGTCGAGGGAATTCTTTGTTTGGTGGTTTATCTGACCTGACAGACTGAATTCATCACTAAATTgcttgtacatactgtatgtatgaacatttttgtttgtttactgaacatataaacaagtcacagaaaaaaatatatatttaccgttttgtttttctgctcctCAGCAACACGTGCTCCAGTTCAGTCCGCACAACCGCCACCTGGCATAGTTGAACTTGACGGAGAGAAATTTACATTGCAATGGTAAGTCACCTGTAGAATTATTGCAATGTTTCTAATAAATATAACGGCAATGTGCAATCCCATGTGTCAATGTGTTCGTGTTGCAGTGCAAAATGGAAACGATACTCCCTGGTTTGTTTCTCTGACAGGCTAAATGCACACTTTGAAACGAACGCCGAGGGCTCGGTATCCCGGTCGGATATGTACTCGGAGTATCTTTCCACGTGCAGCAAAATGGGACGAAGTAACATCTTGAACTCCACTGGCTTCCTCAAATGTCTCCGGTCAGTcttatttactttctttgtaTCATGCCTTACAAAAATGGTTTTGCCCTAAAGGTGAGAAAAGAGAAAACCAAATGTTGACCGTGCCTGTCACAGGACTGTGTTTCCCAATCATACGATGCGGCGGCAGGATGAAACCAAAGCCAATGGCCCAGTTCACATCCTCCTGGTGGGGATAAGGCGGAGGTCAATACCGCTGCCCGTCCAGCTGTACTACCAGCAGCCTCAGCAACAGCCGGTGCCAGGTGCAGCGTCCTCTCCTGCAGTTCGAACTGAAGCCCCCGCCGAACCCCAGGCTCCGCCTCCAGGTAGAACAGAAAGTTTAGCATGGAAATTTTGACAGTCTGGAAATTTAAAAATACTCTTCGGTGAATTCAGACTTttgtgataaaaaaatattatccaGGTGAGAAAGCAAAAagtaaataccgtattggcctgaatatatgACGTGATTATAAGATTAAAgagtttttgaacaccaaataaatttttatacagaaaataattacagggcatctgaaacaaattagtataacaatatatttgagagaaagagcatgttattttgactcattcaaatctaaagtgcaatcacattcgtaaatgaacggcttctggtttttgaaatgtaaattacatcataacttctcctcagctgccggttaagcTGGCCGATCTtggacccacttttctccagattgccactacgtttctccattttctgttgtatcttctattattttcttgtcttttctttcttaccgctattttttatttttcttcttcgtgctaccgctatttttattcttattcttcgtggcaggggttcactttggcctggggagtcgagttcagcattcgcttcaatgatatctggcgccatctagcgtcgtgaaggggtctaatgtctagaccccgaatataagacgacctccactgtttcagtcttatttcaatgcaaaaaacagcgCCTTacatttgggccaatacggtaatattTTTTCTTGGTATTAGGATAGTTCTTGACCCTGTATGAGTCACATCTCCGCATTCGGAACTAAAACGAGCAATAAGTACAGCGGTTGCAACTGAGGCCATTTATTATCTATTTATCAGCAAAGTGAGTTATTTGTGAACTCACCAGCTCTTTGTCTGATTTGTGTGGTTAGGTGTACCTCCTGGAAATCCGCCACAGTTAAGCCGGCCACCGGCCCCGAGCTTAGGTGGCGCCACTCCATCCGGGCCCGCCAATGTGAAGGAGACCCCCAGTGCAAGCCACCCTGGTGTTTCCCATCATCCAGTGGCCCAGCACGTGCCTCTGCAGTTATCATCAAACACTCACGCATtagtgcaacaacaacaacaacagcagcagcaagtcTGGGCCGGTCCAGTGGTCCAGATTCCAACCACATCTGTCCCGACATCCCAGAACCACAGCCCCCAAAACCCGGCTGTCCCACCTGTAGTTCAGCAGCACTCCCCCATGGTCCCCACCGGGACACCAGTCACGCTTTTTCAGCAAGTATCCCAAGGCCACATCCTCACCGCCAGAGTGCAAAGTGTCTGCCCCCCAATTTCCCAGCACCCGCCCCTCACTCAAACGCCACCTCTGCCCTCACCGCAGGGACCCGCTCCGCACATAGACCCTCAGTGCGTCGCGGGTTCATCCGCACCAACCTCTTCCATCCAAGCGGTGTCAAGTAATCCGGTGTCGCCCACTTCTGCCGGGTCCCGCGTCACATTTCAGAATATTGCCCCCAAACCAGCGCCAAACCAGTCCACTGGCCCAGCAGTCACGATAGCCAACCAGCAGCCTCAGACACAGGCACAGAGCGTGGTAATAGTCGGTCCCAGTCCTCAACAAAACCAAGCCTACACCCCAGCCATACACCAAATTGTTCTTGCCAATCCCGCCGCCCTTCCTGGTGGCCAGTCTCTTCAAATAGCAGGGCAGCCCGGAGCTCCTTCCAGCCCGTGCCCGCCTGCCGTGTCCCACCCGAATCCCCTAGTCCAGCCCAATCAAACCGTCAGCCAGGCACTGTCCATCAAGCGACATCAACAAACGATTCCGCAAGCTCCTCCCTCTCAGCCTACCTCCTCCGAGTCCAGCTTGATCAAACAGCTTCTGCTTCCAAAGCGAGGGCCTTCCACCCCGGGTGGAAAGCTCATCCTGCCGGCGCCGCAGGTGCCCCCTCCCAACAGCACGAGTTCCCAGGTCATCTACCAGACGGCCTACAGCCCCCAGGTGCCCCCTCCGCAGCCTCAGCAACTCAACGTTCAGCTGGTGCCCAGTCAGGTCCAGCTCTTGCCCGGCCAGCTCATCTCTACAAGTAGTCCGGCCACAATCATCCAGGCCCCCATGGCGGCCGGACAAGTCACATTTACTATGGTCCCTAACACTGGCTTTAACACCTCCACCGCAGCTGTCGCCGCGGTTAGCCACGGCGCTGTGGCCCCGAGTCTCCCGTCGCCTCCGTTCTCAACGGGAACCGTGCCCCAACAAGCTCCTGCAGTCCCGCCGCCTTCGCCGCTGCCGCAGGCTCCGCTCAGAGGCGACAAGATCATTTgtcaaaaggaggaggaggccaaggACGCCACTGGCTTGCACATCCACGAGCGGAAAATCGAGGTCATGGAGAATTCCTCGGTGGCCGACGGCGACTCCTCCAATGGGAAGACCAGTAACGGGAATGTCGGGGTAGGTGCCAAGCTGCTAAACGGTCGCAAGTGCTTGGAGTCGAATCTACCTCCATACCACTCAGGGAACAGCCAGGGGATGCTAAACGGTCCGGCTACAGAGAGTCCACCCGCTAATGGGAAGCAGGCCATCTCCCCGGGCCCGGACGCCGCCCCGGAGGGGAGCCCTGACCCTAAAAAGACACTGGTCAACGGGGTGTGTGACGTTGACCGGGGCGGCAGTGGAGTTATAAGCAAAAGCATTCCAAATCACATTGCTTCCAAGCAGTACTTGGGGAATGGGGAGGTGGGGCCCACCGAGAAAAGTCGCAGCTCAAGTCCTCCTGCTCCCAGTCCTCCCCTCCAGCAGGACTCCGCCAAAGCCCAGCAGGCTGAACGCCTGGCCAATGGACCTCAGGCAGTGGGCACCAGGCCGCCCTCGGAATTCACAAATGGACCTTTAGGGCCTGGCCACGCCGTGCCCGTGCTTAGGCAGCAACTGCTCCCCAATTCCACCCTACCCCCCACCATTCCCATTTGCTCCCAGACAACCTCCGCCTCCCCTTCAAACGGCGTCGCCTCGGAAGCCCGGGGCGTCAAGAGGCCGGCGGAGAGCGAGGATCGCGCGGCGGGGAT contains:
- the arid2 gene encoding AT-rich interactive domain-containing protein 2, which gives rise to MANSTGKNLPDQRRKGQAFLDELRQFHQSRGSPFKKIPIVGGKELDLNALYFRVVSLGGFAKVSDKNQWNELGEEFNFPRSCSNAAFALKQYYLRYLEKYERVHHFGEDDDEAQPGNTKTFLPVGAIPTSYNYQQHVVSDYLRQSYGLSTDFVPPCDYNKLVLSLLSGLPNEVDFAVNVCTLLSNESKHAMQLDKDPKLVTLLLAHTGVFDDSLGSFSGVFGIDWKAKTSRDFIRFWKEVVQDAEVRELIWDKSSTAQDGTSVAERWQSLFHPPRNLGISDMEAQRVLQVAVILRNLSFEEANVKLLAASRTCLRFLLLCAHCNLISLRQLGLDTLGNVAAELQLDPVDFRMTHLIFHTITKCLMSRDRFLKMRAMEILGNLSKAEDNGVLICEYVDQESYREVMLLLTLPDLMLLMASLEVLYLLAQLGEIPCSKIASVDRSIDLLVRLVSVDLHTFGPDALTAVRLIEHQANAEQATEVRPQLVEQVPAAVQAAPATTTRAPVQSAQPPPGIVELDGEKFTLQWLNAHFETNAEGSVSRSDMYSEYLSTCSKMGRSNILNSTGFLKCLRTVFPNHTMRRQDETKANGPVHILLVGIRRRSIPLPVQLYYQQPQQQPVPGAASSPAVRTEAPAEPQAPPPGVPPGNPPQLSRPPAPSLGGATPSGPANVKETPSASHPGVSHHPVAQHVPLQLSSNTHALVQQQQQQQQQVWAGPVVQIPTTSVPTSQNHSPQNPAVPPVVQQHSPMVPTGTPVTLFQQVSQGHILTARVQSVCPPISQHPPLTQTPPLPSPQGPAPHIDPQCVAGSSAPTSSIQAVSSNPVSPTSAGSRVTFQNIAPKPAPNQSTGPAVTIANQQPQTQAQSVVIVGPSPQQNQAYTPAIHQIVLANPAALPGGQSLQIAGQPGAPSSPCPPAVSHPNPLVQPNQTVSQALSIKRHQQTIPQAPPSQPTSSESSLIKQLLLPKRGPSTPGGKLILPAPQVPPPNSTSSQVIYQTAYSPQVPPPQPQQLNVQLVPSQVQLLPGQLISTSSPATIIQAPMAAGQVTFTMVPNTGFNTSTAAVAAVSHGAVAPSLPSPPFSTGTVPQQAPAVPPPSPLPQAPLRGDKIICQKEEEAKDATGLHIHERKIEVMENSSVADGDSSNGKTSNGNVGVGAKLLNGRKCLESNLPPYHSGNSQGMLNGPATESPPANGKQAISPGPDAAPEGSPDPKKTLVNGVCDVDRGGSGVISKSIPNHIASKQYLGNGEVGPTEKSRSSSPPAPSPPLQQDSAKAQQAERLANGPQAVGTRPPSEFTNGPLGPGHAVPVLRQQLLPNSTLPPTIPICSQTTSASPSNGVASEARGVKRPAESEDRAAGIPNKVGVRIITISDPNNAGSSSTMVAVPAGTDPSTVAKVAIENASQQRNCSPTQAGGSTPTVTPSPPPAPQPATADSNSPQLPSTPQPPTAPPEQTRKAGQNFKCLWQSCKRWFETPSQVFYHAATQHGGKDAYGGQCQWEGCDPFPRQRLSFITHLQDKHCSREALLAGLRLEEQQAQSPNPTSSQTPPVAGSTPAARPPKAIVNHPSAALMALRRGSRNLVFRDFTDEKEGPVTKHIRLTAALTLKNIAKHSDCGRMLVKKHEPHLSVLALSNMEVSTTLAKCLYELTRSLQA